Within the Acuticoccus sediminis genome, the region GATCGCGGGGACGAAGCTCGTGCTGGAGGCCCTCACCAAGGGGGAGACGGCGGAGCGGGCCGAGCGGATCGCCGAGGCGACGCTGAGGGCCGTCAACAGCGAGGACTACATCGAGGGACGTAGCGCGTTCATCGAAAAGCGGGCGCCGCGGTTCAGGGGCCACTGAGCCGCGCAGCGCGGGGGCGCCGCACGGCCCGGAAGCGCGCGCCCGCCGCGCGCATCCGCCGAAGGGGCCGGCCGCGCGCCTCACCCTCTACTTCGTGCCGAGGATGCCGCTGGCCATCGCGCGCGGATCGCGCGGCTTCCACGCCCCGACGTCCACCTTGTGCAGGAACTCCTGCAGCAGACGGTTGAACTCGTGCGGGGTCTCGATGTTGATCGTGTGGCCCGCGTTCGGGATCACCGCCAGCGCCGAGGTGGGGATGACCTTCTTCATGAGGATGGACGGCTCGAGGCACGGCCAGTCCTCGTCGCCGGTGATGATGAGGGTCGGTGCTGAGATCGTCGCCATCTCGTCCACCAGGTCGTAGAGCGAGGGGCGGCGCTTCTGGACGCCACGCATGGTGTTGGCCGAGCCGAGCGCGGAATGCTCGACGAGCTGGTCGCGGAACTCGGCCCAGCCGCGCGGGTCGTTGTTGAGGAACTGCACGCGGGTCGGGCCGAGGGCGTAGGAGCCGCCGGACTCCTCCATCGGCAGGTCGTCGAAGCGCTTGGCGGCGATCTCCACCTCTTCGGCGAACTGGTCGCGCTTGTCGGGCTCCGCGCCGTAGCCGCAGCCGCCGACGGTCAGCGACAGGACCCGCTCGGGGTAGGTGAAGCCGAAGTGGACCGTGGCGAAGCCGCCCATGGAGAGGCCGACGATGTGTGCCTTCTCGATGCCGAGGCCGTCGAGGATCGAGCGGATGTCGTCGCGCGCGCGGTTCTGGGAGTACTGCTCGGGATTCTCGGGAACGTCCGAGGGCAGGAAGCCGCGCGCGGAGTAGGTGATGCAGCGGTAGAGCCGGGCGAAGTGGCGCAACTGGGGCTCCCAGGAGCGCCAGTCGCCCGCGAACTCGTGCACGAACACCACGGGGACGCCGCTGCCGGCCTCTTCGTAGTAGAGCTTCACGCCGTCGTCGGTCGTCACATAGGCCATGGGGGTCGGGGTCTCCGTTGTGGGCCGCGGGGGCGGAGGGCAATTCCGCCTGGCGCGGTCCGGTGCTGTGGTGCCGTCATCGCCGGACGGCGCTAGAAGGTGCGGCTCTGGCTGGCGATGCCGCCGTCGATGGTGACGACGGTGCCGCTGGTGTAGGCGGAGCGGTCGG harbors:
- a CDS encoding alpha/beta fold hydrolase; protein product: MAYVTTDDGVKLYYEEAGSGVPVVFVHEFAGDWRSWEPQLRHFARLYRCITYSARGFLPSDVPENPEQYSQNRARDDIRSILDGLGIEKAHIVGLSMGGFATVHFGFTYPERVLSLTVGGCGYGAEPDKRDQFAEEVEIAAKRFDDLPMEESGGSYALGPTRVQFLNNDPRGWAEFRDQLVEHSALGSANTMRGVQKRRPSLYDLVDEMATISAPTLIITGDEDWPCLEPSILMKKVIPTSALAVIPNAGHTINIETPHEFNRLLQEFLHKVDVGAWKPRDPRAMASGILGTK